A stretch of the Pedobacter sp. MC2016-14 genome encodes the following:
- a CDS encoding 2-oxoglutarate dehydrogenase E1 component, with product MDNLSYLSGESAGYIDSLYQSYKEDPGSVEFGWQKFFEGFDFGTTQGSASVAGETPEQFLKEVSVLNLIDGYRSRGHLFTKTNPVRERRKHKPTLELSNFNLGNEDLETVFNSGIELGIGAAKLKDIVAFLEKTYCGSIGAEYKFLRTPEVLKWLESKMESANNTPSFSIDEKKRILNKLNEAVSFENFLGTKFLGQKRFSLEGAEALIPALDSVIEKGSALGIEEFVIGMAHRGRLNVLANIMQKTYKDIFAEFEGKGYSAQSPFGGDVKYHLGYSTDITTNEGKNVHLSLCPNPSHLETVNGVVEGMTRSKIDFKYGGDNARIAPILIHGDASIAGQGIVYEVIQMAGLDGYKTGGTIHLVINNQIGFTTNYKDARTSTYCTDIAKVTLSPVFHVNGDDVEALVYAINLAMEYRQRYKNDVFIDILCYRRFGHNESDEPKFTQPLLYKTIEKHANPRDLYIQQLIGEGKLEASLAKEMEKAFRNILQERLNEAKEITSTYQDVKFGGAWSEMRIATAKDFEVSPDTSVNKETLLSVAQKISALPADKKFFKKIEKLFEERSKMANTTFVFDWAMGEQLAYGTLLAEGKRVRLSGQDVERGTFSHRHAVLTLEDSEEEYIPLANVAENQAQFDIYNSHLSEYGVLGFEYGYAMANPNALTIWEAQFGDFFNGAQIVVDQYIASAETKWQRENGLVMLLPHGYEGQGPEHSSARIERFMELCADNNMQVTNCSTPANFFHAIRRQFSRDFRKPLVVFTPKSLLRHPKCISPIAEFTSGKFQEVIDDANVKAADVTRVLFCTGKIYYELLEKQQTDQIKHVAIVRVEQLYPTPFAQMEAVYKKYKKADEAIWVQEEPENMGAWPYLLRKTRKTFFKDIEVISRKESSSTASGFAKQHADQQAYILAKSFEERVTETEQKIAKKTVNKVKEYNVD from the coding sequence ATGGATAATTTATCTTATCTCAGCGGCGAAAGTGCCGGATACATCGATTCTTTATATCAATCATACAAAGAAGATCCTGGTTCAGTAGAATTTGGATGGCAGAAATTCTTTGAAGGTTTTGATTTCGGAACTACGCAAGGATCGGCTTCGGTTGCCGGTGAGACTCCTGAGCAATTTTTAAAAGAGGTTAGTGTACTGAACCTTATTGATGGCTACCGTTCTCGTGGTCACTTGTTTACCAAAACCAATCCTGTTAGGGAAAGACGTAAGCACAAGCCAACATTGGAGCTTTCCAATTTTAATTTGGGTAATGAAGATCTGGAGACTGTATTCAATTCTGGTATTGAACTGGGAATTGGTGCGGCTAAGCTGAAGGATATTGTTGCTTTTTTAGAGAAGACGTATTGCGGTTCTATTGGTGCGGAATATAAATTTCTACGTACTCCTGAAGTACTGAAATGGTTGGAAAGCAAAATGGAAAGTGCAAATAACACACCTTCCTTTTCTATTGATGAAAAAAAGAGAATTCTTAATAAGTTAAATGAGGCTGTAAGTTTTGAAAATTTTCTTGGAACTAAGTTTCTTGGACAGAAACGTTTTTCATTGGAAGGTGCTGAAGCTTTAATTCCGGCATTAGACTCTGTGATTGAAAAAGGTTCTGCACTTGGAATTGAAGAATTTGTGATTGGTATGGCACATAGGGGACGTTTAAACGTGCTGGCCAACATTATGCAAAAGACCTATAAAGATATTTTTGCCGAGTTTGAAGGTAAAGGTTACAGTGCTCAATCTCCTTTTGGGGGTGATGTGAAATACCATTTAGGGTATTCTACCGATATTACGACTAATGAAGGTAAAAATGTACACTTGAGCTTATGCCCTAATCCATCGCACCTGGAAACAGTGAACGGTGTGGTTGAAGGAATGACCAGGTCTAAAATTGATTTTAAATATGGTGGGGATAATGCCCGCATTGCACCAATCCTGATTCATGGGGATGCTTCTATTGCCGGACAGGGTATTGTGTATGAGGTGATCCAAATGGCTGGATTGGATGGCTACAAAACTGGTGGTACCATTCACCTTGTTATCAACAACCAGATTGGCTTTACCACCAATTATAAAGATGCACGTACCAGTACGTACTGTACTGATATTGCCAAAGTTACTTTATCGCCCGTTTTTCACGTAAACGGTGATGACGTAGAGGCGCTGGTATACGCCATTAACCTGGCCATGGAATACCGTCAGCGTTATAAAAATGACGTGTTTATTGATATTTTATGCTACAGAAGGTTTGGACACAACGAATCTGATGAGCCTAAATTTACACAGCCTTTATTGTATAAAACGATAGAGAAACATGCCAATCCAAGAGATTTATACATTCAGCAATTAATTGGTGAAGGTAAACTTGAAGCCAGTCTGGCTAAAGAAATGGAGAAAGCTTTCCGTAATATTTTACAGGAACGTTTAAATGAGGCTAAAGAAATTACTTCTACCTACCAGGATGTTAAATTTGGTGGTGCATGGTCTGAAATGAGGATTGCAACGGCAAAGGATTTTGAAGTTTCTCCTGATACTTCTGTAAATAAAGAAACCTTGCTAAGTGTAGCTCAGAAAATCAGTGCTTTGCCTGCAGATAAAAAATTCTTCAAGAAAATTGAGAAGTTGTTTGAAGAACGCAGTAAAATGGCCAATACTACATTTGTGTTTGACTGGGCAATGGGCGAGCAGCTGGCTTACGGAACTTTACTTGCTGAAGGTAAAAGGGTTCGTTTAAGTGGTCAGGATGTGGAACGTGGTACTTTCTCTCATCGTCATGCGGTATTGACACTTGAAGATTCTGAAGAAGAATATATCCCATTGGCAAATGTTGCAGAAAATCAGGCTCAGTTTGATATCTACAATTCTCACTTATCTGAATATGGTGTATTGGGTTTTGAATATGGTTATGCCATGGCCAATCCTAACGCCTTAACCATTTGGGAAGCACAATTTGGTGATTTCTTTAACGGTGCACAGATTGTGGTAGATCAGTATATCGCCAGTGCGGAGACAAAATGGCAAAGGGAAAATGGTTTGGTGATGCTGTTGCCTCATGGTTATGAGGGACAGGGACCTGAACATTCATCGGCCAGAATAGAGCGTTTTATGGAGCTTTGTGCGGATAACAATATGCAGGTAACCAACTGCAGTACACCTGCAAACTTTTTCCATGCCATCCGCAGACAGTTTAGCCGTGATTTTAGAAAACCATTAGTGGTATTTACCCCTAAGAGTTTATTGCGTCATCCTAAATGTATTTCTCCGATTGCTGAGTTTACATCTGGTAAATTCCAGGAAGTAATTGACGATGCAAATGTTAAGGCGGCAGATGTAACCAGGGTATTGTTTTGTACAGGTAAAATCTATTATGAACTGTTGGAGAAACAGCAGACTGATCAGATTAAGCATGTGGCAATTGTAAGGGTTGAGCAATTGTACCCTACGCCTTTTGCACAAATGGAAGCCGTTTATAAAAAATATAAAAAGGCTGATGAGGCCATCTGGGTACAGGAAGAGCCGGAAAATATGGGTGCCTGGCCATATTTGTTGCGTAAAACAAGGAAAACCTTCTTTAAAGATATTGAGGTGATTTCCAGAAAAGAGAGTAGTAGTACTGCTTCTGGTTTTGCAAAACAACATGCTGATCAGCAAGCCTATATTTTAGCTAAATCTTTTGAAGAAAGGGTAACTGAAACCGAACAGAAAATAGCTAAAAAAACAGTTAATAAAGTAAAAGAGTATAACGTAGATTAG
- a CDS encoding MerR family transcriptional regulator encodes MKKYSISDIEGLVGVKAHTIRAWEVRYNIVPPKRTPTNIRYYDEEDLKMLLNIVMLNENGYKISRIAKLSHEQIKNLVLQLKTDRSNDAVQILQLSTATLNYDEIAFSEILAGCIDEMGLTTTMDVVLYPFMKKVGMLWQTGTINPSHEHFASNLIRDRIIVEIDKVEKPEKASPKRFLLFLPEAEMHETGLLFARYLLKKCGQDTLYLGQEIPYTDLQKVILSYQPDYAFIVLTSLNLGKDINKIIRKVMDNLDVPLLVAGSLISEFDILVNDKMTPLKNVCDMVDFLEEI; translated from the coding sequence GTGAAAAAGTATTCAATTAGTGATATAGAAGGTCTTGTTGGTGTTAAAGCGCATACCATACGGGCATGGGAAGTTAGATATAACATTGTTCCGCCCAAAAGAACCCCCACCAATATCCGTTATTACGATGAAGAAGATTTAAAAATGCTGCTCAATATTGTGATGCTGAATGAGAATGGTTATAAAATCAGCCGCATTGCAAAGTTGAGTCATGAGCAGATTAAAAACCTGGTTTTACAGCTAAAAACCGATAGAAGTAATGACGCAGTTCAAATTTTGCAGCTCTCTACTGCCACACTAAATTACGATGAAATAGCTTTTTCGGAGATCCTTGCCGGTTGCATTGATGAAATGGGGCTAACTACTACGATGGACGTGGTTTTATACCCCTTTATGAAAAAGGTGGGTATGTTATGGCAAACAGGTACTATAAATCCATCACATGAACATTTTGCTTCTAATTTAATCCGCGACCGGATTATTGTAGAAATAGATAAGGTAGAGAAACCGGAGAAAGCCTCCCCAAAACGTTTCCTGTTGTTTTTGCCTGAGGCAGAAATGCACGAAACCGGATTGCTTTTTGCGCGCTACTTGCTAAAAAAATGCGGTCAGGATACCTTATATCTTGGGCAGGAAATTCCTTATACAGATCTTCAAAAGGTAATTTTATCTTATCAGCCCGACTATGCTTTTATTGTGCTGACCTCTTTAAACCTTGGAAAGGACATCAATAAAATTATCAGAAAGGTGATGGATAATCTGGATGTGCCATTGCTGGTAGCTGGAAGTTTAATATCGGAATTTGATATTCTTGTAAATGACAAGATGACACCATTGAAAAATGTGTGCGATATGGTGGATTTTCTGGAAGAAATATAA
- a CDS encoding deoxyribodipyrimidine photo-lyase — MKLKKILVWFRNDLRLHDNEMLVEAIAKSDCILPVYFFDPRYFGAEESAGLTGSLKTSFLLESVQALRNSFRQYGGDLLVIHGEPEAHLVRLVEEFEITEVYHHREVAAKETEISAHAEDLLWKVKINLKHFIGHTLYNKEDLPFPIKDIPNVFAQFKKKTERDAIVKACFPVPEEIKFVENAEWGELPRAEDLGAEVLPFVEDRAAGGEAEGIKHLDALLEEGAALNIKKSKLPISQPGFTSRLSPWLALGCLSPRKVYWQVKAAEAKHGANPNFNQLILGLLWRDYFRFMFKKHGQLASELELNKADVSALAKQEEAQLYFKAELEHWGS, encoded by the coding sequence ATGAAGCTTAAAAAAATATTGGTTTGGTTTAGAAATGATCTGCGCTTACATGATAATGAAATGTTGGTGGAGGCAATTGCTAAATCTGATTGTATTTTGCCGGTATATTTTTTCGATCCGCGGTATTTCGGGGCTGAAGAAAGCGCGGGGCTTACCGGCTCGTTAAAGACCAGTTTTTTATTGGAAAGTGTACAAGCCCTGCGCAATTCTTTTAGGCAGTATGGTGGTGATTTATTGGTAATACATGGTGAACCAGAAGCACATCTGGTGCGTTTGGTAGAGGAATTTGAAATTACGGAAGTGTACCACCATAGAGAAGTTGCGGCAAAGGAAACAGAGATTTCTGCTCATGCTGAAGACCTGCTGTGGAAAGTAAAGATCAATCTGAAACATTTTATAGGGCATACCCTTTATAATAAGGAGGACTTGCCATTTCCGATAAAAGACATTCCTAACGTATTTGCCCAGTTTAAGAAAAAAACAGAACGTGATGCTATTGTAAAGGCATGTTTTCCGGTGCCGGAAGAAATAAAGTTTGTTGAAAATGCGGAATGGGGCGAATTACCGCGCGCTGAAGATTTAGGGGCAGAAGTTCTTCCGTTTGTTGAAGATCGTGCCGCCGGCGGTGAGGCAGAAGGTATAAAACACCTGGATGCATTGCTGGAAGAGGGGGCGGCTTTAAATATTAAAAAAAGCAAATTGCCAATTAGTCAACCTGGATTTACCTCCAGGCTTTCTCCCTGGCTTGCCCTGGGCTGTTTATCGCCCAGAAAAGTATATTGGCAGGTTAAGGCTGCTGAAGCTAAACACGGTGCCAATCCAAATTTTAACCAATTGATTCTTGGTTTGTTATGGCGGGATTATTTCAGGTTTATGTTTAAAAAACATGGACAGTTGGCCAGTGAACTCGAATTGAACAAAGCTGATGTTAGTGCGCTTGCCAAGCAGGAAGAGGCCCAGCTTTATTTTAAAGCAGAGCTGGAACACTGGGGAAGTTAA
- a CDS encoding TIGR01777 family oxidoreductase produces the protein MKRHILITGATGMVGKSLIKALQQEGHKISILSRKPATIKNVTVYLWDIAKQTIDEKCFEGVDTVVHLAGENVAGKKWTKEHKQQIIDSRVQSAALLYNTLKRISHQVAQFISASAIGYYGDSGDEILTEQSDKGFGFLAECCGLWEHEADHFKTLGLKVVKVRIGFVLGKHEGALVSLEKPIRFFVGAPLGSGKQWIPWIHLDDLVRIFVFAIENPLMMGAYNACAPYPVTNATLTKTLAKQLNRPVWPINVPEKVLEFILGEMSSVVTMSTNTSAQKILAAGFSFKYTRLEDALSNLYQK, from the coding sequence ATGAAACGGCATATTTTAATTACAGGTGCAACCGGCATGGTTGGCAAAAGCCTCATCAAAGCTTTACAACAAGAAGGACACAAAATTTCCATTCTTAGTCGCAAACCTGCAACCATTAAAAACGTTACCGTATACCTTTGGGATATAGCTAAACAGACCATAGACGAAAAATGCTTTGAGGGTGTAGATACCGTTGTACACCTTGCGGGAGAAAATGTAGCCGGCAAAAAATGGACAAAAGAACACAAACAACAAATTATTGACAGCCGGGTTCAATCAGCCGCTTTATTATATAACACACTGAAGCGTATCAGTCATCAGGTAGCGCAGTTTATATCCGCTTCCGCAATTGGTTATTATGGAGACAGTGGTGACGAGATTTTAACGGAACAAAGCGACAAAGGCTTTGGCTTCCTGGCAGAATGCTGTGGGCTATGGGAACATGAAGCCGATCATTTTAAAACACTGGGACTTAAAGTTGTAAAAGTCCGGATTGGTTTTGTACTCGGTAAACATGAAGGCGCCTTGGTATCTCTTGAAAAACCGATCCGCTTCTTTGTTGGCGCTCCACTAGGCAGCGGCAAACAATGGATTCCATGGATCCACCTGGATGACCTGGTTCGGATTTTTGTATTTGCTATTGAAAACCCACTCATGATGGGGGCATACAATGCCTGTGCCCCTTACCCGGTTACGAATGCCACTTTAACCAAAACACTGGCAAAGCAACTCAACCGACCTGTCTGGCCTATAAATGTACCAGAAAAAGTATTGGAATTTATTCTTGGAGAGATGAGCAGTGTAGTTACAATGAGCACCAATACCTCGGCACAAAAAATTCTAGCGGCTGGCTTCTCTTTTAAATATACACGTTTAGAGGATGCGCTCAGCAACCTCTATCAAAAATAG